A DNA window from Mus pahari chromosome 13, PAHARI_EIJ_v1.1, whole genome shotgun sequence contains the following coding sequences:
- the C1d gene encoding nuclear nucleic acid-binding protein C1D: protein MAGEEMNEDYPVEIHESLTALESSLGAVDDMLKTMMSVSRNELLQKLDPLEQAKVDLVSAYTLNSMFWVYLATQGVNPKEHPVKQELERIRVYMNRVKEITDKKKAAKLDRGAASRFVKNALWEPKAKNTPKVASKGKSKH from the exons ATGGCaggtgaagaaatgaatgaagattATCCTGTAGAAATTCATGAGTCTTTAACAGCCCTGGAGAGCTCCCTGGGTGCTGTGGATGACATGCTGAAGACCATGATGTCTGTTTCTAGAAACGAGTTGTTGCAGaag TTGGACCCATTGGAACAAGCAAAGGTGGATTTAGTTTCTGCATACACCTTAAATTCAATGTTTTGGG TTTATTTGGCAACTCAAGGAGTTAATCCCAAAGAGCATCCAGTGAAGCAGGAATTG gAAAGAATCAGAGTCTACATGAACAGAGTCAAAGAAATAACAGACaagaagaaggctgccaagctggaCCGAGGTGCTGCTTCGAGATTTGTCAAAAACGCACTCTGGGAACCCAAAGCAAAAAACACACCAAAAGTGGCTAGTAAAGGGAAAAGTAAGCACTAA